The Vibrio ishigakensis genome has a window encoding:
- a CDS encoding pyruvate formate lyase family protein, translating to MSSKIENNPSQVDVNKKIPCEKPLLQQLEIMEAYTQAHQSESDIYKREAKCLAELYPVLFRQIEQEDIVVGRLDALPIGFGSVTSVGGVGHYCNFDKLAQLKDELNDSEHARIDALLEYWKEHDTRSIYFKETLTETTLGKFVDVNYPAIATARLSGMYLDYNKLVDNGINGMKAIINDQLSSAKAVGDHKAVSLHQSFLSAFAIVQNVIDHHITLCAKEMEQTSELTRKQEMSDLIDALSAVREEKPKTFLEGIQLTWLYSLCSGVVNFGRMDDYLGDLLVADLESGRITERQAINYIRSHYRLIESRKTTVNGRVIIGGVGRRNPETADVYCRLSIQAVRENKDTEPQFTLRIYKGMSEEVYSDALEAIGEGLTYPILYNDDVNVPAVMKSMQISEKDAQQYVPFGCGEFVLSGMSVGTPNTCINILKILNIALTGGTDFWDGQDKSGGTPLLQPDAITSFDDVMQNYKDLLDHYIKITSEAQSYSYQVMNEQVGYLFTSILTDDCIGRSKALLDGGVYKLGGTNETYGNSNAYDSLAAIKKVIFEDKKYSYTELIQALKVDFDGYDRMKHDLIQAPKFGNDDAYIDDIAVEMHEYICNGIKDAAAKVGMDSYLVVIINNQVNTEWGRATSASADGRHRGVYMSNANNPQSGADKNGPTAMLNSLAKLTADVHAGSVQNIKFSKDMFNGKRPIVEALMDGYFEQGGPQLMVSVVGKGELEAAYHNPEQYPNLVVRVGGFSARFVNLDRDVQLEILNRTLND from the coding sequence ATGTCATCAAAAATTGAAAACAACCCAAGTCAGGTTGATGTAAACAAGAAGATTCCATGTGAAAAACCGCTGCTTCAGCAGCTTGAGATCATGGAGGCGTACACCCAGGCTCACCAATCTGAGTCTGATATCTACAAGCGTGAAGCCAAATGCTTGGCTGAGCTTTACCCGGTTCTGTTCAGACAAATTGAACAGGAAGACATAGTCGTTGGACGCCTAGATGCATTGCCTATCGGTTTTGGTAGCGTAACCTCAGTGGGCGGAGTAGGTCACTACTGCAACTTTGACAAACTCGCTCAGCTAAAAGACGAGCTCAATGACAGCGAGCACGCACGTATTGACGCCCTGCTCGAATACTGGAAAGAGCACGATACCCGTTCAATCTATTTCAAAGAAACCTTGACCGAGACTACCCTTGGTAAGTTTGTAGATGTGAATTACCCTGCGATTGCAACAGCGCGCCTAAGCGGTATGTATCTTGATTACAACAAGCTTGTAGATAATGGCATTAACGGTATGAAGGCGATCATTAATGACCAGCTGTCTAGCGCAAAAGCGGTCGGTGACCACAAGGCAGTATCACTGCACCAGTCATTCCTATCGGCATTCGCAATTGTACAAAACGTTATCGACCATCACATTACACTGTGTGCCAAGGAGATGGAGCAGACCTCAGAACTCACTCGTAAGCAAGAGATGAGCGACCTGATTGATGCCCTAAGCGCCGTGCGCGAAGAAAAACCAAAAACCTTCCTAGAGGGCATTCAACTGACTTGGCTATACAGCCTATGCTCAGGGGTAGTGAATTTTGGCCGCATGGATGACTACCTTGGCGACCTTTTAGTGGCAGATCTTGAATCGGGCCGAATCACAGAGCGCCAAGCCATCAACTACATTCGTTCACACTATCGCCTGATCGAGTCGCGTAAGACCACGGTTAATGGCCGCGTTATCATTGGTGGTGTCGGGCGTCGCAACCCAGAAACCGCAGACGTGTACTGCCGACTTTCCATTCAAGCGGTGCGCGAGAATAAGGACACAGAGCCACAGTTCACCCTGCGTATCTATAAAGGCATGAGTGAAGAAGTCTACTCGGACGCGCTAGAAGCCATCGGTGAGGGTCTTACCTACCCTATTCTTTATAACGATGATGTAAACGTGCCGGCTGTAATGAAGTCGATGCAGATTTCAGAGAAAGATGCGCAGCAATATGTGCCTTTTGGTTGCGGTGAGTTTGTTCTATCAGGTATGAGCGTAGGGACGCCAAACACCTGTATCAACATCCTTAAGATCCTCAACATTGCCCTAACTGGCGGCACTGATTTCTGGGATGGACAAGACAAGAGCGGCGGGACACCACTTTTGCAACCAGACGCCATCACCAGCTTCGATGATGTGATGCAGAACTACAAAGACCTGCTTGATCACTACATCAAGATCACCTCTGAAGCACAATCTTACTCTTATCAGGTAATGAATGAGCAGGTAGGTTATCTGTTCACCAGCATCCTGACTGACGACTGTATCGGCCGTAGCAAGGCCCTGCTTGACGGTGGCGTTTACAAGCTAGGTGGCACCAACGAAACCTATGGTAACTCAAATGCTTATGACTCATTAGCAGCTATCAAAAAGGTTATCTTCGAGGATAAGAAATACAGCTATACCGAGCTAATTCAGGCTCTTAAAGTGGACTTCGACGGCTACGACCGTATGAAGCACGACCTTATTCAGGCACCAAAATTTGGTAACGATGATGCCTACATTGATGACATCGCAGTAGAGATGCACGAGTACATCTGTAACGGCATTAAAGATGCCGCCGCGAAAGTGGGCATGGACAGCTACCTAGTGGTTATCATCAACAACCAAGTAAATACCGAGTGGGGCCGTGCAACCAGTGCCTCTGCCGATGGCCGTCACCGTGGCGTCTACATGAGCAACGCCAACAACCCGCAAAGTGGTGCCGATAAAAACGGCCCAACGGCGATGTTGAATTCACTGGCTAAGCTAACAGCAGACGTGCACGCAGGTTCGGTACAGAATATTAAGTTCAGTAAGGACATGTTCAACGGCAAGCGTCCAATCGTAGAAGCCCTGATGGACGGTTACTTTGAGCAAGGCGGACCACAGCTGATGGTCAGCGTGGTAGGTAAAGGTGAGTTGGAAGCGGCTTACCACAATCCTGAGCAATACCCTAACCTAGTGGTTCGCGTCGGCGGCTTCAGTGCTCGCTTTGTCAACCTGGACCGAGATGTTCAATTGGAAATCCTGAATCGTACCCTTAACGATTAA
- a CDS encoding class I mannose-6-phosphate isomerase: MTYLTGKANYDKFPHIEVKGHESQSWQGWNSICDAIATKLAGKEDSKNVLIIDMYPGVDKGSVINAIESSFTDALIVDSEVAKLPEERIINMIERNLTDDRVFGFMAPHKLEEFFDGDKLAELQSQVKNATNNLTIVIGPGATLVHEGDVHVYADLARWEIQQRYRRGEIGNWGVDNTEEDILRRYKRAFFIEWRVFDRFKTPLLKETDFLLDTNDNSTPKLITGDALRAGLKQSTQQPFRLIPFFDPGVWGGQWMKEVCDLDPSKDNYAWCFDCVPEENSMCLKVDDVIVEIPSQDLVLMEPRALLGEEVHARFGAEFPIRFDFLDTMEGQHLSLQVHPLTEYIQQEFGMHYTQDESYYMLDAGDDATVYLGVKNGVDPDEMMEDLRAAQRGEKSFDDERFINQFPAKKHDHFLIPAGTIHCSGANSMVLEVSATPYIFTFKLWDWDRVGLDGLPRPVHLDHGKEVIQWDRDTDWTKENLINRIEFIEEGDGWIEERTGLHEREFIETRRHWFSKPVTHKTNGNVNVLNLIEGKEAIVESPTGAFEPYVVHYAETFIVPASVSEYVIRPYGESEGQQVATLKAFVRV, encoded by the coding sequence ATGACATATCTAACTGGCAAAGCGAATTACGACAAATTCCCACATATTGAAGTTAAGGGCCATGAGTCTCAAAGCTGGCAAGGCTGGAACAGCATCTGTGATGCTATTGCCACCAAACTGGCGGGTAAAGAAGACAGCAAAAATGTTCTTATCATTGATATGTACCCAGGTGTTGATAAAGGCTCTGTTATCAATGCCATTGAATCAAGCTTCACAGACGCACTGATCGTAGACTCAGAGGTGGCAAAATTGCCGGAAGAGCGCATCATAAACATGATAGAGCGCAACCTTACTGATGACCGCGTGTTTGGCTTTATGGCCCCACATAAACTAGAAGAGTTCTTCGATGGCGACAAGTTGGCTGAGTTGCAATCTCAGGTTAAAAACGCCACCAATAACCTAACTATAGTTATTGGCCCGGGTGCCACATTGGTACACGAGGGTGACGTCCACGTCTACGCTGATCTAGCTCGTTGGGAGATCCAACAACGCTATCGTCGCGGTGAGATTGGTAACTGGGGTGTAGACAACACGGAAGAAGATATCTTGCGTCGTTACAAGCGCGCCTTCTTCATTGAGTGGCGTGTATTCGACCGCTTTAAGACACCACTGCTCAAAGAGACGGATTTCTTACTTGATACCAATGATAACAGCACACCAAAGCTGATCACTGGTGATGCACTGCGTGCTGGTCTGAAGCAATCGACTCAGCAACCTTTCCGCCTTATCCCATTCTTTGACCCAGGTGTTTGGGGTGGTCAATGGATGAAAGAGGTGTGTGATTTAGACCCTTCAAAAGATAACTATGCTTGGTGCTTTGATTGCGTTCCAGAAGAGAACAGCATGTGCTTGAAAGTGGATGACGTTATCGTTGAAATCCCATCTCAAGACCTAGTATTAATGGAGCCTCGTGCTTTGTTGGGTGAAGAGGTCCACGCTCGCTTCGGAGCAGAGTTCCCAATTCGTTTTGACTTCCTAGATACGATGGAAGGCCAACATCTAAGCCTTCAGGTGCACCCGTTGACCGAATATATCCAGCAAGAGTTCGGCATGCATTACACCCAAGATGAGAGCTACTACATGCTGGATGCGGGCGATGATGCAACGGTTTATCTAGGCGTGAAGAACGGCGTTGATCCAGATGAAATGATGGAAGATCTGCGTGCGGCGCAGCGCGGCGAGAAGTCGTTTGATGATGAGCGCTTTATCAATCAATTCCCGGCGAAAAAGCACGATCACTTCCTGATCCCTGCGGGCACTATCCACTGTTCAGGTGCGAACTCTATGGTACTTGAGGTGAGTGCAACTCCTTATATCTTTACCTTCAAATTGTGGGATTGGGACCGCGTTGGTCTGGATGGCTTGCCACGCCCTGTACACCTTGACCACGGTAAAGAGGTGATTCAGTGGGATCGCGATACCGATTGGACCAAAGAGAACCTTATTAACCGTATCGAGTTTATCGAAGAAGGTGACGGCTGGATCGAAGAGCGCACTGGTCTGCACGAGCGTGAGTTCATCGAAACACGTCGTCACTGGTTCAGCAAGCCAGTCACTCATAAAACCAATGGCAACGTGAACGTGCTCAACCTTATTGAAGGTAAAGAAGCCATCGTTGAGAGCCCAACAGGTGCATTCGAACCTTATGTTGTGCACTACGCTGAGACCTTCATCGTACCAGCATCGGTGAGCGAGTACGTTATCCGTCCTTATGGCGAGAGTGAAGGACAGCAAGTGGCTACGTTGAAAGCCTTCGTTCGCGTCTAG